One stretch of Aeromicrobium fastidiosum DNA includes these proteins:
- the moaC gene encoding cyclic pyranopterin monophosphate synthase MoaC — protein MADRLTHVDETGAARMVDVTAKTVTARTATARGRVEVSAEVIALLRGEGVPKGDAIAVARIAGIMATKRTPDLIPLCHPLAIGGVEVDLVVADDAVAIEATVRTADRTGVEMEALTAVSVAALTVVDMVKAVDKLARITDIEVVAKSGGKSGDWHR, from the coding sequence GTGGCCGACCGTCTCACCCACGTCGACGAGACGGGCGCGGCCCGCATGGTCGACGTCACGGCCAAGACCGTCACCGCGCGCACCGCGACGGCCCGCGGACGGGTCGAGGTCAGCGCCGAGGTCATCGCCCTGCTGCGCGGTGAGGGCGTCCCGAAGGGCGATGCCATCGCGGTCGCCCGCATCGCCGGCATCATGGCCACCAAGCGCACCCCCGACCTGATCCCGTTGTGCCACCCGCTGGCGATCGGTGGCGTCGAGGTCGACCTGGTCGTCGCCGACGACGCCGTCGCGATCGAGGCGACGGTGCGCACGGCCGATCGCACCGGGGTCGAGATGGAGGCGTTGACCGCCGTCAGCGTCGCGGCCCTCACGGTCGTCGACATGGTCAAGGCGGTCGACAAGCTGGCCCGCATCACCGACATCGAGGTCGTCGCCAAGTCGGGCGGCAAGAGCGGCGACTGGCACCGCTGA